One Bacteroidota bacterium genomic window carries:
- a CDS encoding DUF2461 domain-containing protein: MLSPEIYRFISDLSKNNYREWFQENKTRYQNCKENFLQNLEIIIHEVGKFDKSIPGIAPGDCIFRINRDIRFSNNKEPYKTNFGAFIAPGGRNNGKAGYYIHIEPGNSFLAGGIYMPSSPVLKAIRREVFENYAEFLAIVKKKEFIQHFGGLSGDKLKMRPAGFPENFEGMEYLKFKHYTVMKVCSESDFTSEHFIADAVNVFKALFPLNRFLNEAIEKVEE, from the coding sequence ATGCTATCACCTGAAATTTACCGCTTCATTTCCGATCTTAGCAAGAACAATTACCGCGAATGGTTTCAAGAGAACAAAACCCGCTACCAAAATTGCAAAGAGAATTTTTTGCAAAACCTGGAAATTATAATTCACGAAGTGGGGAAATTTGATAAATCGATTCCTGGCATTGCGCCAGGAGATTGCATCTTTCGGATTAACCGCGATATAAGGTTCTCGAATAACAAGGAACCCTATAAAACCAATTTCGGTGCATTTATTGCACCGGGCGGACGAAATAATGGCAAAGCCGGCTATTATATACACATCGAACCAGGCAATTCGTTTCTTGCCGGTGGAATTTATATGCCTTCCTCTCCGGTATTAAAGGCAATCAGAAGAGAGGTATTCGAAAATTATGCTGAGTTTTTGGCTATAGTTAAGAAAAAGGAGTTTATCCAACATTTCGGAGGTTTATCTGGCGATAAGCTAAAAATGCGCCCAGCTGGTTTTCCAGAAAATTTTGAGGGAATGGAGTACCTTAAATTTAAACACTATACTGTAATGAAGGTTTGTTCCGAATCGGACTTTACTTCGGAGCATTTTATAGCAGATGCAGTAAATGTTTTTAAAGCCCTTTTCCCACTCAACCGGTTTTTAAATGAGGCTATTGAAAAGGTTGAGGAATAG
- a CDS encoding response regulator, whose protein sequence is MTPPNLQKKCILVVEDEERNWLLIRDIIELCNGTAIWAESGMQAIDKIKKDKNISMVLMDLQLPFMSGIETTKKIREIDTKIPIVAQTAFSDPELLHKFTKAGCNNYILKPLNFEEMYKILGDFLC, encoded by the coding sequence ATGACCCCTCCAAACCTGCAAAAAAAATGTATTCTTGTTGTCGAAGACGAAGAACGCAACTGGCTCCTGATAAGAGACATTATTGAGCTTTGTAACGGAACAGCCATCTGGGCCGAATCGGGCATGCAAGCCATTGACAAAATCAAAAAAGATAAAAACATCAGCATGGTTCTGATGGATCTTCAGCTGCCTTTTATGAGCGGCATTGAAACTACAAAGAAAATCCGCGAAATCGATACCAAGATTCCAATCGTTGCCCAAACAGCATTCAGCGATCCCGAATTGCTGCATAAATTTACCAAAGCCGGATGCAACAATTACATCTTAAAACCCCTCAATTTCGAAGAGATGTATAAAATACTGGGTGATTTTCTTTGCTAA
- a CDS encoding ROK family protein: protein MKEVVIGIDIGGTFTKFGVVDRNGNCLKDNFTSTDKFVDFEVYLEHLHTEIVELISTINEEIKIRGIGIGAPNGNYYQGTIEMAPNLNWKGIIPFVEKFQDYFPGIPIRLTNDANAAAIGEMIYGGAIGLKDFIVITLGTGLGSGIVVNGNVVYGHDGFAGEMGHLNVRHRGRACGCGKFGCLETYVSATGIKRTAFKLLAERIDKSELRDISFNDLTSKMISEAAKKGDKIALEAFEITGRILGIKLADAVAFSSPKVIFIFGGLAKAGDLIFEPTKRYMEENLLPIYKGKIEIKPSQLQDVNAAVLGASALAWRELQKLGQL from the coding sequence ATGAAGGAAGTAGTAATTGGAATTGATATTGGCGGAACATTTACCAAGTTTGGCGTGGTTGACAGAAATGGGAACTGCCTGAAAGATAATTTTACCAGTACCGACAAGTTTGTCGATTTTGAGGTTTATCTCGAACATCTTCATACCGAAATTGTTGAGCTCATCAGTACAATTAACGAGGAAATTAAAATCAGAGGTATAGGCATTGGTGCACCTAACGGCAATTACTACCAGGGCACCATCGAAATGGCACCTAACCTCAACTGGAAAGGAATAATACCCTTTGTAGAGAAATTTCAGGATTACTTTCCTGGTATACCCATAAGACTTACCAACGATGCAAACGCTGCTGCTATTGGCGAAATGATTTACGGGGGTGCAATTGGTTTAAAAGATTTTATTGTCATCACACTCGGAACAGGCCTCGGTAGTGGTATTGTGGTAAACGGAAACGTCGTTTACGGCCACGACGGTTTTGCTGGTGAAATGGGACACTTGAATGTGAGGCATCGCGGAAGAGCATGTGGATGTGGAAAATTCGGATGCCTCGAAACCTATGTTTCTGCAACAGGTATCAAACGTACAGCTTTTAAATTACTCGCCGAGCGGATTGATAAAAGCGAGTTGCGCGATATCAGCTTCAACGATCTTACTTCGAAAATGATATCAGAAGCAGCCAAAAAAGGTGATAAAATTGCCCTCGAAGCTTTTGAAATTACAGGTCGTATCTTAGGCATCAAACTAGCCGATGCGGTGGCCTTTTCAAGTCCGAAAGTGATATTTATTTTTGGTGGCCTTGCCAAAGCCGGCGATCTGATTTTTGAGCCTACAAAGCGCTATATGGAAGAAAATCTCCTTCCGATTTATAAAGGAAAAATTGAAATCAAACCCTCGCAATTACAGGATGTGAATGCGGCTGTGCTGGGTGCTAGTGCGCTTGCCTGGAGGGAACTTCAGAAATTAGGCCAACTATAA
- a CDS encoding lipoprotein signal peptidase produces MSKSYKAALIVIVILVIDQVSKIVVKTQMELGDSIPVLGNWFIIRYIENPGMAFGWDIPGQFGKILLSLFRLAAIIGIIWYLRKLIRQNAPALLLLSIAMILAGAIGNLLDSSFYGLIFDKGTTYDPEYRRWFGYAGQALFDFPGYAPLFKGCVVDMLYFPLFEGNYPSWFPFHAGEHFIFFRPIFNIADSSITIGVFIVLIFQKRLFKGLN; encoded by the coding sequence ATGTCGAAATCGTACAAAGCAGCACTCATTGTAATTGTTATTCTGGTCATCGACCAGGTTTCGAAAATAGTAGTAAAAACTCAAATGGAGCTTGGCGATTCAATTCCTGTGCTGGGCAATTGGTTTATTATTCGATACATCGAAAATCCCGGAATGGCATTTGGCTGGGACATTCCGGGTCAATTTGGTAAAATTCTTTTAAGCTTATTCCGACTGGCAGCCATAATTGGCATTATCTGGTATTTACGAAAACTTATCAGGCAGAATGCCCCGGCTCTTTTGCTATTGAGTATAGCAATGATTTTGGCAGGTGCCATTGGCAACCTGCTTGACAGCAGCTTTTATGGTTTGATTTTCGATAAAGGCACCACTTACGATCCTGAATACAGACGCTGGTTTGGGTATGCCGGGCAGGCTTTATTTGACTTTCCGGGATACGCCCCACTCTTTAAAGGTTGTGTGGTAGATATGCTCTATTTCCCTTTATTCGAAGGCAATTACCCAAGTTGGTTCCCTTTTCATGCAGGGGAACATTTTATTTTCTTCCGCCCCATATTCAATATCGCCGATTCTTCCATTACAATAGGTGTATTCATTGTTTTGATTTTTCAAAAAAGACTGTTCAAAGGACTAAACTAG
- a CDS encoding TraR/DksA C4-type zinc finger protein, whose protein sequence is MSEKTRYSDEELGEFKQIILEKLDKAKKDFELLKSAITQSGSNDTQDTSPTFKVLEEGAATLSKEESGKLAQRQQKFIQHLQAALVRIENKTYGICRETGKLIAKERLRAVPHATLSIDAKQKQK, encoded by the coding sequence ATGTCAGAAAAAACAAGATACTCCGACGAAGAACTGGGCGAGTTTAAGCAAATTATTCTCGAGAAACTTGATAAGGCAAAAAAAGACTTCGAATTGCTTAAGAGCGCCATTACCCAGAGTGGCAGCAACGATACCCAGGACACCTCCCCCACATTTAAAGTGCTGGAAGAAGGTGCAGCCACACTTTCGAAAGAAGAATCGGGCAAATTGGCGCAACGCCAGCAAAAGTTCATTCAACACTTACAGGCTGCTCTTGTTCGGATTGAAAATAAAACCTATGGCATATGCCGCGAAACAGGAAAGCTGATTGCCAAAGAGCGTCTGCGCGCTGTACCGCATGCCACTCTATCTATTGATGCCAAACAGAAACAGAAGTAA
- a CDS encoding isoleucine--tRNA ligase — protein sequence MSGKFAEYKNFNLSEINKEYAQKWVHEKTFQESIRLRKNSPEKPYIFYEGPPSANGMPGIHHVISRTLKDFVCRYKTQKGHMVERKAGWDTHGLPVELSVEKRLGITKEDIGIKIAITDYNQACKEDVMKYTSEWEELTRIMGYWVDMENPYITYDSKYIETLWYLLSELYRKKLLYKGYTIQPYSPAAGTGLSSHELNQPGCYRDVKDTTCVAQFEAIRNSKSEFLFQATDTPVYFLAWTTTPWTLPSNTALAVGSQIRYVLVKTCNPYTAETISVVLAKDLMWAYFNEKNSEIAFEEFTAGGKELPFKKMAEFQGKELEAIQYEQLLNWIRPEGKAFEVLLGDFVTTEDGTGIVHIAPTFGADDYRVAIKNNVVPLLVTDKEGNKGPLVDKKGRFIRLVDIESNFLKQQVNIETYQEFAGRYVKNAYDESLPENAPTVDIDISVHLKQAGKAFKIEKQVHNYPHCWRTDKPVLYYPLDSWFIKTTAVKDRLLALNNTINWKPESTGTGRFGKWLENLVDWNLSRSRYWGTPLPIWRTEDGSEEKCIGSVKELCHEIEKALSAGVMKQHPFKDFTPGDYSSENYSKIDLHRHTVDSIVLISDRGKPMHREDDLIDVWFDSGAMPYAQVHYPFSVSDKDFKEKMFPADFIAEGVDQTRGWFFTLHALATMLFDSVSFKNIISNGLVLDKNGNKMSKRLGNAVDPFQTIEKYGSDPLRWYMITNAQPWDNLKFDIEGIEEVRRKFFGTLYNTYSFFALYANVDGFKAQEQEIPVVKRPEIDRWIISLLNTLIKEVDENYANYEPTKAGRAIQDFVNENLSNWYVRLNRKRYWGGEFNQDKLAAYQTLYTCLETIAMLMAPLAPFYSDKLFCDLNAVSKKHKVNSVHLSDFPVFSSNYIDKDLEQRMEMAQEISSMVLGLRRKVSLKVRQPLSKIMVPVLNEHYGKQLRNVAELILSEVNVKEIEYLTDTAGILVKKIKPNFKTLGPRFGKLMKTVADAVNGFTQSDISAIERDGKYSITLENQSMEISLEDVEISSEDIPGWLVANQGIHTVALDVTLTDELKQEGIARELVNRIQNLRKESGFEVTDKINIRIGEILSVNEAVNKFGHYIRTQTLAERIDLLPTLHGENAILIEIDEETQTSLSISKI from the coding sequence ATGAGCGGTAAATTCGCAGAATACAAGAATTTCAACCTTTCAGAAATAAACAAGGAATACGCCCAGAAATGGGTGCATGAAAAAACTTTTCAAGAAAGTATCCGGCTAAGAAAAAATAGTCCTGAAAAACCTTACATTTTTTACGAAGGTCCCCCTTCTGCCAATGGCATGCCGGGCATACATCATGTAATTTCACGTACCTTAAAAGACTTTGTATGCCGCTACAAAACTCAAAAAGGTCATATGGTAGAGCGCAAAGCCGGATGGGACACGCACGGGCTGCCAGTAGAATTAAGTGTGGAAAAACGACTTGGAATTACCAAGGAAGATATAGGCATTAAAATTGCTATTACCGACTATAATCAGGCCTGCAAGGAGGATGTCATGAAATACACCTCTGAATGGGAAGAGCTAACCCGAATTATGGGCTATTGGGTTGATATGGAGAATCCCTATATCACCTACGACAGCAAATACATCGAAACTCTTTGGTACCTCTTGAGCGAATTATACCGGAAAAAACTGTTGTATAAAGGATATACCATACAACCCTATTCACCTGCTGCAGGCACCGGCTTAAGCTCTCACGAATTGAATCAGCCAGGTTGCTACCGCGATGTAAAAGATACTACCTGTGTGGCTCAATTTGAGGCAATCAGAAATTCAAAATCAGAATTTCTTTTTCAAGCCACCGATACCCCGGTTTACTTCCTTGCATGGACTACTACCCCCTGGACATTGCCATCGAACACCGCACTGGCAGTTGGAAGTCAGATTCGTTATGTATTGGTTAAAACCTGCAACCCCTACACCGCAGAAACTATTTCAGTGGTATTGGCCAAAGACCTGATGTGGGCCTACTTCAATGAAAAAAATTCCGAAATAGCTTTCGAAGAATTTACTGCCGGAGGAAAAGAACTGCCCTTTAAAAAAATGGCAGAATTCCAGGGCAAAGAACTGGAAGCTATTCAGTACGAACAACTTCTTAACTGGATTCGCCCCGAAGGAAAAGCCTTTGAAGTATTGCTGGGTGATTTTGTGACTACCGAAGATGGTACCGGAATTGTGCACATAGCCCCTACCTTTGGTGCCGACGACTACCGTGTTGCCATTAAAAATAACGTTGTGCCGCTTTTAGTTACCGATAAAGAAGGCAACAAGGGACCACTGGTTGATAAAAAAGGACGTTTTATCAGGCTAGTCGATATCGAAAGTAATTTCCTGAAACAACAAGTAAACATTGAAACTTATCAGGAATTTGCCGGCAGGTATGTAAAAAATGCTTATGACGAGAGCCTTCCCGAGAATGCACCCACAGTCGACATCGATATTTCCGTACATCTGAAACAAGCGGGTAAGGCCTTTAAAATCGAAAAACAGGTGCACAACTATCCGCACTGCTGGCGTACCGACAAACCTGTTCTTTATTATCCACTCGATTCGTGGTTTATTAAAACCACTGCAGTGAAGGACAGACTTCTTGCGCTGAACAACACCATCAACTGGAAACCCGAATCGACCGGTACCGGGCGCTTTGGTAAATGGCTCGAAAACCTGGTCGATTGGAACTTATCGCGTTCGCGCTATTGGGGAACCCCTCTTCCTATCTGGCGCACGGAAGATGGCAGCGAAGAAAAATGCATTGGTTCGGTGAAAGAGCTTTGCCATGAAATTGAAAAAGCACTTTCTGCTGGTGTAATGAAGCAGCATCCTTTTAAAGATTTTACGCCAGGCGATTACAGTAGCGAAAACTATTCAAAAATCGATTTGCACCGCCACACTGTCGACAGCATTGTATTGATCTCTGACCGTGGTAAACCAATGCACCGCGAAGACGATTTGATCGATGTGTGGTTCGACTCAGGAGCCATGCCCTATGCACAGGTGCATTATCCATTTTCGGTAAGCGATAAAGATTTTAAAGAAAAAATGTTTCCGGCCGATTTTATTGCCGAAGGGGTAGACCAGACGCGTGGATGGTTTTTTACCCTTCATGCCCTTGCAACCATGCTTTTCGATTCGGTATCGTTCAAAAACATTATCAGCAACGGCTTGGTCCTCGACAAAAATGGAAATAAAATGTCGAAACGACTAGGCAATGCGGTGGATCCATTCCAAACCATCGAAAAATATGGTTCCGATCCTCTGCGCTGGTACATGATTACCAATGCACAGCCCTGGGACAACCTAAAATTCGATATAGAAGGAATAGAAGAAGTAAGAAGGAAGTTTTTTGGTACCCTTTACAATACCTATTCCTTTTTTGCACTTTATGCCAATGTCGATGGGTTCAAAGCCCAGGAACAGGAAATTCCGGTAGTGAAACGCCCAGAAATTGACCGTTGGATAATTTCCTTGCTCAACACCCTGATAAAGGAGGTTGATGAAAACTATGCCAATTACGAACCTACTAAAGCAGGAAGGGCCATTCAAGACTTTGTGAACGAAAACCTTAGCAACTGGTATGTGCGCCTAAACCGCAAACGCTATTGGGGTGGCGAATTTAACCAAGACAAGCTTGCAGCTTATCAAACCCTATATACCTGTCTTGAAACAATTGCAATGCTGATGGCGCCTCTGGCACCCTTTTATTCCGACAAGCTCTTTTGCGACCTGAATGCAGTATCGAAAAAACACAAGGTGAACTCGGTACACCTCTCAGATTTTCCGGTATTCTCCAGTAACTATATCGACAAAGACCTGGAGCAGAGAATGGAAATGGCCCAGGAAATATCATCCATGGTGCTTGGCCTTCGGCGCAAAGTAAGCCTTAAAGTAAGACAACCATTGAGTAAGATTATGGTTCCGGTTCTTAACGAGCATTATGGCAAACAACTTAGAAACGTAGCAGAACTGATTTTATCCGAAGTGAACGTAAAGGAAATCGAATACCTTACCGACACTGCCGGTATTTTGGTAAAAAAAATAAAACCCAACTTCAAAACCCTTGGGCCAAGGTTTGGCAAACTCATGAAAACGGTTGCCGATGCGGTGAATGGCTTTACCCAATCTGACATTTCAGCTATTGAGCGCGATGGAAAATATTCCATTACCCTGGAAAATCAAAGCATGGAAATAAGTCTTGAAGATGTAGAAATAAGTTCCGAAGACATTCCTGGCTGGCTTGTGGCCAACCAGGGTATCCATACAGTTGCACTGGATGTAACCCTTACCGACGAATTAAAACAGGAAGGAATTGCCCGCGAACTTGTAAACCGTATTCAAAATTTGCGAAAAGAGAGTGGTTTTGAGGTGACAGATAAAATAAACATCCGAATAGGCGAAATATTATCAGTTAATGAGGCTGTAAACAAATTTGGACATTATATTCGCACCCAAACACTTGCTGAGAGAATTGACCTTCTGCCAACCCTTCATGGCGAAAATGCCATCCTAATTGAAATTGACGAAGAAACTCAAACGTCTCTTTCAATTAGTAAGATTTAG
- a CDS encoding sensor histidine kinase has protein sequence MRSISPKQQAIIIAIISAIINVLAGLLWFLFVDAHYLVILLFVGLLVFFSIFLIVFYSLNNFIYKKLKPIYKTIQSIKYTEGQLKNNFDEMDNDMIQDVQNDVLVWAKRKTREIAQLRQLEKYRREFLGNVSHELKTPIFNIQGYVSTLLDGGLEDESVNRYYLERTDKSVNRLISIVNDLESISRLESGELKLDIKKLNIVRLVEDVFEEHDILAKERNIKLKLVHASEKPIYVMGDKKRLTEVLNNLVINSIKYGHNKGTTKVEFMDMEDSVLVEVSDDGMGISEKDLPRIFERFYRTDKSRSREMGGTGLGLAIVKHIIEAHNQTINVRSEINQGTSFTFTLSRA, from the coding sequence ATGCGAAGTATTTCGCCCAAACAACAAGCAATTATAATCGCTATAATTTCGGCCATTATTAATGTACTGGCCGGATTGCTCTGGTTTTTGTTTGTCGATGCCCACTATCTGGTCATCCTTCTGTTTGTTGGCTTGTTGGTGTTTTTTAGCATTTTTCTCATCGTATTTTATTCGCTTAATAACTTTATATACAAGAAATTAAAACCAATCTACAAAACCATTCAAAGCATCAAATACACCGAGGGGCAGCTCAAAAACAACTTCGACGAAATGGACAACGACATGATCCAGGATGTGCAGAACGATGTTTTAGTTTGGGCTAAGCGCAAAACCAGGGAAATTGCTCAGCTAAGGCAACTCGAAAAATACCGACGGGAGTTTCTGGGCAACGTATCGCACGAACTTAAAACACCTATCTTTAATATTCAGGGGTATGTTTCCACCTTGCTTGATGGAGGTTTGGAAGATGAATCGGTAAACCGCTATTACCTCGAGCGCACCGACAAGAGTGTTAACAGGCTCATTTCCATCGTGAATGACCTGGAATCTATTTCTCGTTTGGAATCGGGCGAACTTAAACTCGACATTAAAAAGCTTAACATTGTCCGACTGGTAGAAGATGTATTCGAAGAACACGATATTCTTGCAAAAGAGCGAAATATTAAACTTAAACTAGTCCATGCGAGCGAAAAACCCATCTACGTGATGGGAGATAAAAAACGACTAACGGAAGTATTGAACAATTTGGTTATCAACTCTATAAAATACGGCCATAACAAAGGAACCACTAAGGTGGAATTTATGGATATGGAAGACAGTGTGTTGGTAGAGGTATCGGACGATGGTATGGGCATTTCAGAAAAAGACCTTCCTCGTATTTTCGAGCGCTTTTACCGCACCGATAAAAGCCGCTCACGCGAAATGGGTGGAACTGGACTTGGACTGGCTATTGTAAAACATATCATCGAAGCACACAACCAGACCATCAATGTACGTAGCGAAATAAACCAGGGAACCTCCTTCACATTTACTCTCAGCCGGGCTTAA
- a CDS encoding tetratricopeptide repeat protein, with the protein MKKNVVLFLLLAMFVTKLSAQTIEEATQAYNAGVTANNEGNLEEAIVQFTACLEMSQKIFAESADEQADNYVMTIKPILPDLYYKLGSSQIKNSEIDKGIATLNKCIEVSKSFGNEATVAKTEKALLQVYYKRGVASFKEKNYESALTDMDQVLVYDPNYVSAYYLKSVVYSTTENDELLRLTANKGIEVALEANDTSNEQKIRSNAKKYFLKKGNAAKSAKNYSEAILALNSSLEYDATDATTLYLLSSTYFDKSDYVKAIEFGEKAIANEKGGNEDKAKIYMVIAESNAKNGNVEAACAAYKKAAYGQYTELANYRIEHELKCQ; encoded by the coding sequence ATGAAGAAGAATGTTGTATTGTTTTTATTGCTTGCCATGTTTGTGACCAAGCTTTCGGCACAAACCATCGAAGAGGCTACTCAGGCCTATAATGCGGGTGTTACTGCCAACAACGAAGGGAATTTGGAAGAAGCAATTGTACAGTTTACTGCCTGTCTGGAAATGAGCCAGAAAATTTTTGCAGAATCGGCCGATGAGCAAGCCGATAACTATGTAATGACCATTAAACCTATATTGCCCGACCTTTATTATAAACTCGGATCAAGCCAGATTAAAAATAGCGAAATCGATAAGGGAATAGCTACTTTGAATAAGTGCATTGAAGTGAGCAAGTCATTTGGAAATGAAGCCACAGTAGCCAAGACCGAAAAAGCCCTTTTGCAGGTTTATTACAAAAGGGGAGTAGCCAGTTTTAAAGAGAAGAATTACGAAAGTGCTCTCACCGACATGGATCAGGTATTGGTTTATGATCCTAATTATGTTTCGGCATATTATTTAAAATCTGTTGTTTACAGTACTACCGAAAACGATGAGCTTTTAAGGCTTACAGCTAACAAAGGAATAGAGGTGGCCCTTGAAGCAAATGATACAAGCAACGAACAGAAGATACGCTCGAATGCTAAAAAATACTTTCTGAAAAAAGGAAATGCAGCCAAGAGTGCGAAAAACTATAGCGAAGCTATTTTGGCTTTAAACTCTTCGCTCGAATACGATGCCACCGATGCCACTACCCTGTATCTTCTTTCATCGACCTATTTCGATAAATCGGATTATGTAAAAGCTATCGAGTTTGGAGAGAAAGCAATTGCAAACGAAAAAGGAGGTAACGAGGACAAAGCTAAAATTTACATGGTTATTGCTGAGTCGAATGCCAAAAATGGTAATGTTGAAGCTGCCTGTGCCGCTTACAAAAAAGCAGCTTATGGACAATATACCGAACTTGCCAATTACAGGATTGAGCACGAATTGAAGTGTCAATAA
- the radC gene encoding DNA repair protein RadC, which translates to MDHLSIKQWALEDRPREKLLQNGPRVLSDAELIAILIGSGTRELSAVELARKILAITGNNLTDLGRLNVAELTRIKGIGQARAVSVVAALELGRRRRESEPSQREKITTSQQAYNVFGDLLKDLHHEEFWIACLNQANQLIEKSILSSGGISGTVIDVRMIMKKAVDLRAASLILCHNHPSGNIQYSQQDLQITQKVKEAAKYFDITLLDHLIVAGNKYFSFADEGLIV; encoded by the coding sequence ATGGATCATCTGAGTATCAAGCAATGGGCGCTCGAAGACCGTCCACGTGAAAAATTACTTCAAAACGGCCCCAGAGTTTTATCCGATGCCGAATTAATAGCCATTCTCATAGGCAGTGGTACCCGTGAACTTTCTGCAGTTGAACTGGCAAGAAAAATTCTAGCAATCACCGGCAACAATCTTACTGATTTGGGACGATTAAATGTTGCAGAACTTACCCGCATCAAAGGCATTGGACAGGCCAGGGCTGTTTCGGTAGTTGCTGCGCTGGAGCTAGGTCGTCGAAGACGCGAATCGGAACCCTCGCAAAGGGAAAAGATTACTACCAGCCAGCAAGCATATAATGTTTTTGGCGATTTACTGAAAGATCTTCATCATGAAGAATTCTGGATTGCATGCCTGAACCAGGCCAATCAGCTTATCGAAAAATCGATTCTTAGCAGTGGGGGCATTTCAGGCACCGTAATCGATGTTAGAATGATTATGAAAAAAGCTGTGGACTTGCGGGCTGCATCCCTTATCCTTTGCCATAATCATCCTTCGGGAAATATTCAATATAGTCAGCAAGACCTTCAGATTACCCAAAAAGTAAAAGAAGCTGCAAAGTATTTTGATATCACATTGCTCGATCATCTTATTGTGGCTGGCAATAAATATTTTAGCTTTGCCGACGAAGGTTTAATCGTTTAA
- a CDS encoding DUF4296 domain-containing protein, with protein sequence MRFANLIIGFCLLALVLACQKGPDTKSIPHEKLVNLLVDLHLADALATDYQLPHQLRTVDSLNLYSSVLKKHGTDKASFDSTMKWYAYHPKKLDALYDEVFGALDKQNEEYQKLIGYFASSDVEQVFTMNRFMKIEGDTASYPPTYRMESKGMGVYLFEVKVRLFANDLSENPELLIYFYKDIADSDVNQRLEVAKAPLYKSNFVRDYQFVFHLTEDYSYIAVVLPQLESGEANFFKSMELSSIKVKKYNGSLEATNQKDKR encoded by the coding sequence ATGCGCTTTGCAAATCTAATTATTGGTTTTTGTTTGCTTGCTCTGGTGCTTGCTTGCCAAAAGGGGCCTGACACAAAAAGTATTCCCCACGAAAAGTTGGTAAACCTGCTTGTCGATTTGCATTTAGCCGATGCATTGGCTACCGATTACCAGTTGCCCCATCAGCTGCGGACAGTCGATTCTCTGAACCTTTATTCTTCGGTTTTGAAAAAGCATGGCACCGATAAGGCTAGTTTCGATTCCACCATGAAGTGGTATGCCTACCACCCTAAAAAACTCGATGCCCTTTACGACGAGGTATTTGGCGCTCTCGATAAACAAAATGAGGAATATCAAAAACTGATTGGCTATTTCGCCTCTTCGGATGTAGAACAAGTATTTACCATGAACCGTTTCATGAAAATTGAAGGCGATACTGCAAGCTATCCGCCAACTTATCGCATGGAGAGCAAAGGAATGGGTGTTTATTTGTTCGAAGTAAAAGTGCGTCTTTTTGCCAACGACCTTTCGGAGAATCCGGAATTGTTGATTTATTTTTATAAAGATATTGCGGACAGCGATGTAAATCAGCGGCTTGAAGTGGCAAAGGCTCCTTTGTACAAGTCGAACTTTGTGAGAGATTATCAGTTTGTTTTTCATCTCACCGAAGACTATTCCTATATTGCTGTTGTTCTTCCTCAGCTCGAATCTGGTGAGGCGAATTTCTTTAAAAGTATGGAGTTATCAAGCATAAAGGTGAAAAAATACAATGGTTCCCTGGAGGCTACAAATCAGAAAGATAAAAGATAA